The Desulfovibrio fairfieldensis sequence CATAATCTGGCGGCATACGCCATGATCGGCATGCGCCGGCACAAACTCCTGCTGGGTTTTTACCTCAGCGGCCTGGTGCTCAATATTGTCTGCTGCTTTACGATGATCCCGGCCATGCCTCTGGAGGGCGCCGCCCTTTCCCTGACCATTACCAAGGTTTGGGTGGCTATCCTGACCGTCAGTTTCTTCCAGTGGGCGGCCAAGCCCATGACTCTGGGCCAGTGGGCCCTGATGCTGGGTGCCGCTGCCGCCAGCGTTGCGCTGTGGTGGAGCGTGGGGCTGGCTTTGCCGCGAGAGCTGGCCGAACTGGCCGGTCTTGTGCCGCTGCTGGCCCTGTTCTGGTTCTGGCGGCCGCCGCCGCCCTTTGAAAAGGACGAGGCCGCGCCGCTGACGGTTGCCTGACCAGGGTCATTCCTTTCCGCGCTTGTAGACAGAAGTATTCTGTATTTATAGGGTATTACCTTTCAAAGGTAATTGTTCCATGGGCTTGTCATACGGATGAGGAATTTCGAGCCCTGCCCGCGCCGGAGGCGGCCCAAACGCCGGGAGGCGTAAAGCTCCCTGCCCGCAGGGCAGAATAAAACAACGAGCGGAGAACGGAATGACCCTGTGCCTGACTCCGTTCAGTTGACGCGGTGAGCCGCTCGGGGATAAATTGCTTTTTATGTTCGAGGTTGCCGCCGAGGGTACCGCCGGGCATAAGGAATGAGGGATTGTGGGGAAAAATCGTTTTTTTCAGCGCCGCCGTTTTCTTCAGGGCGCAGCGGGCCTGCTGCTGGGCGGAACGTTGCCGTCCGCGCTGGTTCCCGTTGCGGCCAAAGCCGGGAATCTTACCGGTGAGCCTCTGACCACGCTCATTGACGTGGACGCCTGCGACGGTTGCGGAGCCTGCGTGCGTGCCTGCCGGGATCGTAATCTGGAAGGCGTGCCCCTGCCGGTCCGGCAGCCGCCCCAGCCCTATCCAAGCTGGATACGCATTCAGGACTGGTCCGGCAAGCGCGACGTCACTGACCGGCTCACGCCGTACAACTGGCTTTATCTCCAATCCTGCACGGTGCAGACCGAGGCCGGGGCGCGTAAGGTTTTTCTGCCTCGGCGCTGCATGCATTGCATCAATCCGCCCTGCGCCAATCTCTGCTCCACGGGAGCGGCCCGGCAACGCGCCAGCGGCGCGGTATATATCGACCATGGCAGTTGCATGGGCGACGGC is a genomic window containing:
- a CDS encoding 4Fe-4S dicluster domain-containing protein; this encodes MGKNRFFQRRRFLQGAAGLLLGGTLPSALVPVAAKAGNLTGEPLTTLIDVDACDGCGACVRACRDRNLEGVPLPVRQPPQPYPSWIRIQDWSGKRDVTDRLTPYNWLYLQSCTVQTEAGARKVFLPRRCMHCINPPCANLCSTGAARQRASGAVYIDHGSCMGDGQCDRACPWMIPRRQSGVGPYLSFAPRYAGNGQMFKCDYCQDLLAEGKPPACIAACPRQAQRIGPRKDMVRAARVMAEERKGDIFGLNENGGTNTLYVSSLAFRDMEAELLREDQIGYGRPSLRPAGASMDKENRLLGTVLLAPLAGAALAWLRIWREKQKRRRP